One segment of Streptomyces sp. NBC_01463 DNA contains the following:
- a CDS encoding GntR family transcriptional regulator translates to MDSESIGAESGAKASGTRYSQAYEGLRSLLLSGSIEPGTRLTEADLTRMFDVSRSTMRTALARLTQEGYITGEVNRGVRTRSFSVEEAADILEAREILESALAGKAAERATAEEVARLRSTLQDMEESQSRGDQDAYSRGNRSFHQQVKLAAHQTTLARAYDTLLYPLVMRQYRNLSAQHPRSGSLEEHQTILLAIVTRNPDAAVAAMRHHVGSARRALLLDKSPMPPVT, encoded by the coding sequence GTGGACAGCGAGAGCATCGGTGCCGAATCCGGAGCGAAAGCCTCGGGCACCCGCTACAGCCAAGCCTACGAGGGGCTGCGCTCCTTGTTGTTGTCGGGGAGTATCGAGCCCGGCACGCGGCTCACCGAGGCGGACCTCACGCGGATGTTCGACGTGTCACGGAGCACGATGCGCACCGCGCTCGCGCGGCTGACGCAGGAGGGCTATATCACCGGCGAGGTCAATCGTGGGGTGCGCACCAGGAGCTTCTCCGTCGAGGAGGCAGCGGACATTCTGGAGGCCCGCGAGATTCTGGAGTCGGCACTGGCCGGCAAAGCGGCGGAACGGGCCACAGCCGAGGAGGTCGCACGGCTGCGCAGCACGTTGCAGGACATGGAGGAGTCGCAGTCACGCGGGGACCAGGACGCCTACTCGCGTGGCAACCGCAGCTTTCACCAGCAGGTCAAACTGGCAGCGCACCAGACAACTCTGGCCCGCGCCTACGACACGCTGCTCTATCCCCTGGTGATGCGCCAGTACCGCAACCTCTCCGCTCAGCACCCCCGATCCGGGTCGCTGGAGGAGCACCAGACCATTCTCCTCGCCATCGTTACGCGCAATCCCGATGCCGCTGTTGCGGCGATGCGCCATCACGTCGGCTCCGCCCGCAGGGCGTTGCTGCTGGACAAGTCCCCGATGCCACCGGTCACCTGA
- a CDS encoding ABC transporter substrate-binding protein, which yields MNHRTNRSSLALAISVISSAALLTACGNDGASSVGSDGKTTVSVGVSGNVFDLSIRLADEAGYFDKQNIKIKYVTLTASTGTSALQSNSVQFLNSSPTSFLAGLSKGLPELSVATNGGGNPLGIVVSTAFAKKHSLTADSPAPEVAKALADSTAGASSANTKAEAGIFLKAHGVDPTKLKWVSLPSPAADKAALTKGEVDWFITSEPIPLQVQHEGDGVVVANPKKVPEWGAGQAGYGQVVVVKKDYAKSNSALVKGFATAVQEATTYLDTHASNDKAVVAAARESLPGMPDDVLSAAVAEVDWPTTAKMDADGWKKTVTFVKDGIGAVPDASVNADNWTNTYLP from the coding sequence ATGAACCACCGCACGAACCGCTCGTCCCTCGCACTGGCCATCTCCGTGATATCGAGCGCAGCACTCCTGACCGCCTGCGGCAACGACGGCGCTTCGTCGGTCGGCTCGGACGGCAAGACGACCGTCTCGGTCGGCGTCAGCGGCAACGTCTTCGACCTGTCCATCCGCCTGGCGGACGAGGCCGGCTACTTCGACAAGCAGAACATCAAGATCAAGTACGTCACGCTGACCGCCTCCACGGGCACCTCGGCACTCCAGTCGAATTCCGTGCAGTTCCTCAACTCCAGCCCGACCAGTTTCCTCGCCGGCCTCAGCAAGGGCCTGCCGGAGCTGTCGGTCGCCACGAACGGCGGAGGAAACCCGCTCGGAATCGTCGTCAGCACAGCGTTCGCCAAGAAGCACAGCCTGACCGCGGACAGCCCGGCGCCGGAGGTGGCCAAGGCACTGGCCGACTCGACAGCCGGCGCCAGCTCCGCGAACACCAAGGCCGAAGCAGGAATCTTCCTCAAGGCACACGGTGTGGACCCGACCAAGCTGAAGTGGGTCTCGCTGCCGAGCCCGGCCGCCGACAAGGCAGCACTCACCAAGGGCGAGGTGGACTGGTTCATCACCTCGGAGCCGATCCCGCTGCAGGTCCAGCACGAGGGCGACGGCGTTGTGGTGGCCAACCCCAAGAAGGTGCCCGAGTGGGGCGCCGGACAGGCCGGCTACGGCCAGGTCGTGGTCGTGAAGAAGGACTACGCGAAGAGCAATTCCGCCCTGGTCAAGGGATTCGCCACCGCCGTACAGGAGGCGACGACCTACCTCGACACCCACGCCTCCAACGACAAGGCCGTCGTGGCCGCGGCGCGCGAGAGCCTGCCGGGCATGCCCGACGACGTGCTGAGCGCAGCCGTCGCGGAGGTGGACTGGCCCACGACCGCCAAGATGGATGCCGACGGATGGAAGAAGACCGTCACTTTCGTGAAGGACGGCATAGGCGCGGTGCCGGACGCGAGCGTCAACGCTGACAACTGGACCAACACCTACCTGCCGTGA
- a CDS encoding MFS transporter yields MSALDRPAPAGSTNADAARLSSFASLRIRNYRLYMLGQSVSVVGNWMQSIAVGWLALQLTHSGTMLGLVTAARYLPILLLGAWGGLVVDRHDRRRLLTLTQVFFAVQAAVLTVLSWAGLVKLPLLVAIMLVLGAINVFDSPARQSLISELVDREHLPNAIAINSTLVNTAKLVGPGLAGIIIAALGVTPCFALDTLSFAAVIISLLALRQAEMRPTEREVRAKGQIRAGIAYICRTPELLHPMIMVYVTGVLTWEFPVTLPLLTTSVFHAGPEGFGAAMAVMSAGAVLGGFMVVRRAHVTTRSLSVSAVIWGTLICAAALAPNLPLALAALLLVGSGSITFNSSAKTLMQTSAAPQMRGRVVSIWTIGWMGGTVIGAPTVGAVGTASGPRSALLVGGLAAAAVGIAMLVVSRSVPRRSVPRAARDQ; encoded by the coding sequence ATGAGTGCTCTCGATCGCCCTGCGCCGGCCGGGAGCACCAACGCCGACGCTGCTCGACTGAGCAGCTTCGCGTCGCTCAGGATCCGCAACTACCGCCTGTACATGCTCGGGCAGTCCGTTTCAGTGGTCGGCAACTGGATGCAGAGCATTGCGGTGGGCTGGCTGGCACTGCAGCTCACGCACAGCGGAACCATGCTTGGCCTGGTCACGGCCGCCCGGTACCTGCCGATCCTGCTCCTGGGTGCCTGGGGCGGGCTTGTGGTGGACCGTCATGACCGTCGGCGTCTACTCACGCTCACGCAGGTCTTCTTCGCTGTTCAAGCCGCTGTGTTGACAGTGCTGTCCTGGGCCGGTCTGGTGAAGTTGCCACTGCTCGTCGCGATCATGCTCGTCCTCGGTGCCATCAATGTCTTCGACAGTCCGGCGCGCCAGAGCCTGATCAGCGAGTTGGTCGACCGGGAACATCTGCCCAACGCGATTGCCATCAACTCCACCCTCGTGAACACGGCGAAGCTCGTCGGCCCGGGGCTCGCCGGAATCATCATCGCTGCCCTCGGGGTGACTCCGTGTTTTGCGCTGGACACGTTGTCTTTCGCGGCCGTCATCATCAGTCTCCTGGCCCTGCGGCAAGCGGAGATGCGCCCCACCGAACGAGAGGTTCGTGCGAAGGGACAGATCCGTGCCGGAATCGCCTACATCTGTCGCACCCCCGAACTCCTTCATCCCATGATCATGGTGTATGTGACGGGCGTGTTGACCTGGGAGTTTCCGGTGACACTTCCGCTGCTCACCACTTCTGTGTTCCATGCCGGCCCCGAGGGGTTCGGGGCGGCGATGGCTGTCATGAGTGCTGGCGCGGTCCTGGGCGGGTTCATGGTGGTGCGACGCGCTCATGTCACTACGCGGTCCTTGTCGGTGTCGGCGGTGATCTGGGGAACTCTGATCTGTGCCGCCGCTTTGGCTCCGAACCTGCCGCTGGCGCTGGCCGCGCTGTTGCTCGTCGGCTCCGGGTCGATCACGTTCAATTCCTCGGCCAAGACGCTGATGCAAACGAGTGCGGCTCCGCAGATGCGCGGCCGGGTGGTATCGATCTGGACGATCGGCTGGATGGGGGGCACCGTCATCGGAGCGCCGACTGTCGGAGCGGTCGGAACGGCGAGTGGGCCCCGGAGCGCCCTCCTGGTGGGCGGTCTAGCCGCGGCAGCCGTCGGAATCGCCATGCTCGTTGTGTCCCGGTCCGTGCCTCGCCGGTCCGTGCCTCGCGCGGCCCGCGACCAGTGA
- a CDS encoding lactonase family protein has translation MNEPPHVSAGAIRGEAPSRRTLLAAIAASTATAVPLLSSTAAASPARHPGHDLLYIGTWGKNQVHALRFDPVRGTMNPLGAVAEVSSNWVAVHPTRPVLYVAGAEPGGFIRTYRIDDTSGALRRTGEIETEAVPGGSGGLSYIGLNADADTLLIADFATGSAATVPVRPNGELGPVASSVQNTGSGPNPRQAGPHTHHVVIDPSRRFALVADFGADRVFIRHYDRATHQLSDGHRSYATAPGSGPRRLAFHPNRQSVYLLNELTADIEVLQWDARQGSLTPRQLLTTNAQGHTGTTSAAELAVSDDGRHVYTSNRGDNTLVVFEADPRTGLLTEAQRLPCGGVTPWSFSLHPGGRWLFVANKASATVNLFRVDPRSGHLTDTGTAVDIPDPDCISVRMARH, from the coding sequence ATGAACGAACCTCCGCACGTCTCAGCCGGCGCCATCCGGGGCGAGGCGCCCTCCCGCAGGACCCTGCTGGCAGCCATCGCGGCATCGACCGCAACCGCCGTGCCGCTGCTCTCCAGCACAGCCGCCGCCTCACCGGCTCGGCACCCCGGCCATGACCTGCTCTACATCGGAACCTGGGGCAAGAACCAGGTGCACGCCCTACGGTTCGACCCCGTCCGCGGGACCATGAACCCCCTCGGGGCTGTGGCAGAGGTCAGTTCGAACTGGGTCGCGGTGCACCCGACCCGCCCGGTTCTCTACGTCGCCGGCGCGGAGCCGGGCGGATTCATCCGCACTTACCGCATCGACGACACCTCCGGAGCCCTCCGAAGGACCGGCGAGATCGAGACGGAGGCCGTCCCGGGCGGCAGCGGCGGCCTGTCGTACATCGGCCTCAACGCGGACGCGGACACCCTCCTGATCGCCGACTTCGCCACCGGCTCAGCAGCGACCGTTCCGGTCAGGCCGAACGGTGAGCTGGGCCCGGTGGCCTCCAGTGTGCAGAACACCGGCTCAGGGCCCAACCCACGCCAGGCCGGCCCGCACACGCACCACGTAGTGATCGACCCGAGCCGCAGGTTCGCTCTGGTCGCCGACTTCGGCGCCGACCGGGTCTTCATCCGACACTACGACCGAGCCACACACCAACTGTCCGACGGCCACCGCTCCTACGCGACGGCACCCGGGTCGGGCCCCCGGCGCCTGGCCTTCCACCCGAACAGGCAGTCGGTGTATCTCCTCAACGAGCTGACGGCGGACATCGAGGTCCTGCAGTGGGACGCCCGCCAGGGATCGCTGACACCCCGCCAACTCCTGACGACGAACGCCCAGGGCCACACCGGCACCACCAGCGCGGCCGAACTGGCAGTCAGCGATGACGGACGGCACGTCTACACCTCCAACCGCGGCGACAACACTCTGGTCGTCTTCGAGGCCGACCCGAGGACCGGACTGCTCACCGAAGCCCAGCGTCTGCCGTGCGGGGGCGTCACCCCGTGGAGCTTCTCCCTGCACCCGGGAGGACGCTGGCTCTTCGTCGCGAACAAGGCGAGCGCGACGGTCAATCTCTTCCGTGTAGACCCGCGATCCGGGCACCTCACGGACACCGGAACGGCCGTGGACATCCCCGATCCCGACTGCATCAGCGTCCGCATGGCACGCCACTGA
- a CDS encoding ABC transporter substrate-binding protein, whose translation MSETHPTAPLTVLLGNYPHTRPLKDGTIPVDGVGCQYLESSPLPPAFARMVRELAYDICEMPMATYLQARDAGIPLTLLPAVLVGSTHHRSLTRLPQDPEITPGDLVGRRVGVRAYGQTTGLWVRGWLQEEYGVKSSDVTWVTTEDVHVAQYVNPSYVERSGAERVVDLLRSGDVAAAVLGPKAIGGQGAGLVPLVADAESAGTAWAERHGTVPANHLLVVRDDVLRTRPDSVLNFYRTLKKAIVATAGERDDSPAGRAVTAGWSASLIACLEIAGRYAQEQDLIRTPVDVEAIEEKTAFLDK comes from the coding sequence ATGAGCGAGACACACCCCACGGCACCGCTGACCGTGCTGCTGGGCAACTACCCGCACACCCGGCCGCTGAAGGACGGAACCATCCCTGTGGACGGGGTGGGCTGCCAGTACCTGGAGTCCTCTCCGCTGCCCCCGGCCTTCGCCCGGATGGTCCGTGAACTGGCCTACGACATCTGTGAGATGCCGATGGCCACCTACCTTCAGGCGCGCGACGCCGGCATCCCGTTGACCCTGCTGCCGGCGGTGCTGGTGGGAAGCACCCACCACCGTTCCCTGACCCGGCTGCCGCAGGACCCGGAGATCACTCCCGGGGACCTTGTCGGCCGGCGGGTGGGCGTCCGCGCGTACGGCCAGACCACCGGGTTGTGGGTGCGCGGCTGGCTGCAGGAGGAGTACGGGGTCAAGTCCTCGGACGTGACCTGGGTGACCACCGAGGACGTGCACGTCGCCCAGTACGTCAACCCTTCTTATGTGGAGCGGTCGGGGGCCGAGCGGGTCGTGGACCTGCTGCGCTCCGGCGACGTGGCCGCGGCGGTGCTCGGCCCGAAGGCGATCGGCGGGCAGGGCGCGGGACTGGTCCCGCTCGTGGCGGATGCCGAGAGCGCCGGGACGGCATGGGCCGAGCGGCACGGGACAGTCCCGGCGAACCACCTGCTGGTGGTCCGCGACGACGTCCTGCGCACCCGTCCGGACTCCGTACTCAATTTCTACCGAACTCTGAAGAAGGCGATCGTGGCCACCGCCGGCGAGCGCGACGACTCACCCGCCGGTCGTGCGGTCACGGCCGGATGGAGCGCATCCCTGATCGCCTGCCTGGAGATCGCCGGACGCTACGCCCAGGAGCAGGACCTCATCAGAACGCCGGTCGATGTCGAGGCGATCGAGGAGAAGACAGCCTTCCTCGACAAGTGA
- a CDS encoding carboxylesterase family protein codes for MRHTVDTEAGPVEGIPCRDRAVTVFRGIPYAAPPVGDLRWRPPQPPVRWEGVRRADRFGPMCPQAPTDAAATGVDVPMSEDCLSLNIWTGAPATAELRPVLVWIYGGGFREGTGAHPRYNGENLARNGLVVLTFNYRLGAFGFLATPELSEESEHGASGNYGLLDCVAALRWVRDNITRFGGDPARVTIAGQSAGAGMVNFLAMSPLAKGLFHRAITQSHSRYARDPELRYMSTSYRLQRDAESAGDRYTRAHGANTARDLRGLHWRKLVDGHHPLDTAVDTGGPAGPPLFRPVVDGWALPAGYDETYAKGLQNDVDYLTGNNLDESGAVPEALVSALRNGRQKARPGSPPVNVTLEQHVTSARRKFGPYAEEFLRLYPAGTDDEAARASSLAARDNSRISTSLWGSDWTRHVTGTVRSYFWTHRTPSPDAGPRRAGHGSEIDYVFHNPTGGTGAWNEEDHEIARTMAGYWTNFVSTGDPNGSGLPHWPAFSPDSATVMEIGAHFRTIPVSDPVRTDFWIRFFASQQAW; via the coding sequence ATGCGCCACACGGTTGACACCGAAGCGGGGCCCGTTGAGGGCATACCGTGCCGGGACCGCGCCGTCACCGTATTCCGAGGTATCCCGTATGCCGCCCCGCCGGTCGGCGACCTGCGGTGGCGGCCGCCCCAGCCGCCTGTGCGCTGGGAAGGTGTCCGGCGTGCCGACCGGTTCGGGCCCATGTGCCCTCAGGCGCCGACCGATGCGGCCGCGACCGGTGTCGATGTGCCCATGAGCGAGGACTGCCTGAGTCTGAACATTTGGACGGGGGCACCCGCCACCGCGGAGCTCCGCCCTGTCCTCGTGTGGATCTACGGAGGCGGGTTCCGCGAGGGCACGGGAGCTCACCCCCGCTACAACGGCGAAAACCTTGCGCGCAACGGTCTCGTCGTGCTCACCTTCAACTACCGCCTCGGCGCCTTCGGCTTCCTCGCCACCCCAGAACTGAGCGAGGAGTCCGAGCACGGCGCCTCTGGCAACTACGGTCTCCTCGACTGCGTCGCCGCCCTGCGGTGGGTGCGCGACAACATCACACGCTTCGGCGGCGATCCCGCCCGCGTCACCATTGCCGGCCAGTCCGCAGGAGCGGGCATGGTCAACTTCCTGGCCATGTCTCCCCTGGCCAAGGGTCTGTTCCACCGCGCGATTACACAGAGTCACTCCCGCTACGCACGCGATCCCGAACTCCGCTATATGTCGACCTCCTACCGGCTGCAGCGGGACGCGGAGAGCGCCGGCGACCGCTACACAAGAGCACACGGCGCAAACACGGCCCGCGACCTACGGGGCCTGCACTGGCGGAAGCTGGTCGACGGGCACCACCCGCTCGACACGGCCGTCGACACGGGAGGCCCGGCAGGGCCCCCGCTCTTCCGCCCCGTCGTGGACGGGTGGGCCCTGCCGGCCGGCTACGACGAGACCTATGCCAAAGGGCTGCAGAACGACGTCGACTACCTGACCGGAAACAACCTCGACGAGAGCGGCGCGGTTCCGGAAGCCCTGGTCTCCGCCCTGCGCAACGGCCGGCAGAAGGCCAGGCCGGGCTCCCCGCCGGTCAACGTCACCCTCGAACAGCACGTCACGTCGGCCCGCCGGAAGTTCGGGCCCTACGCCGAGGAGTTCCTGCGGCTCTACCCGGCCGGCACGGACGACGAAGCGGCGCGGGCGAGCAGCCTCGCGGCACGCGACAACTCCCGCATCTCGACTTCCCTGTGGGGATCGGACTGGACACGCCACGTTACCGGCACGGTGCGCTCCTACTTCTGGACCCACCGCACGCCGTCACCGGATGCCGGGCCGAGGCGGGCCGGCCACGGTTCGGAGATCGACTACGTCTTCCATAACCCCACCGGCGGCACCGGTGCCTGGAACGAGGAGGACCACGAGATCGCCCGGACGATGGCCGGGTACTGGACCAACTTCGTCTCCACGGGCGACCCCAACGGAAGCGGCCTGCCTCACTGGCCCGCCTTCTCACCGGACTCCGCCACCGTCATGGAGATCGGCGCGCACTTCCGCACGATCCCTGTCTCCGATCCAGTACGCACCGACTTCTGGATCCGATTCTTCGCCTCCCAGCAAGCCTGGTGA
- a CDS encoding DUF3500 domain-containing protein gives MGEPVGLRKRGNPPTRKPETWTPDLLEKIAWRVRAAKEPFRGVATSDGIEPGLFPLRDTGADVSKVYLAAEDYLAGLTAEELAEGRFPMDDVSWRHWNNGARYFLRHGLLLEDFDDVGRDRALAVIRASLSVDGYRQMVDLMRLNLTIGEMSDNTDGLNEWLYWFSLYGEPETGGPWGWQLDGHHVNINCVFVGDQMVLTPTFLGAEPVVAGSGKYAGTVAFRGEEALGHELFTQLDGGQRERAVIADAMPKELLVGAFRDNWELDCQGLRLADMSSGQRETALQLLGLYVNRADDHHARLRMKEVLAHEGDTRFGWAGDPDGTFYYRFHSPVILVEFEHMAGVLFDNDYPSRRHIHTIVRTPNGNDFGVDLLRQHHERHHKPRTVRPGRQA, from the coding sequence ATGGGAGAACCAGTAGGGCTGCGCAAGCGGGGCAACCCGCCCACTCGCAAGCCGGAGACCTGGACGCCCGACCTGCTCGAAAAGATCGCCTGGCGAGTGAGGGCGGCCAAAGAACCCTTCCGGGGTGTGGCCACGTCGGACGGGATAGAGCCGGGACTGTTCCCGCTGCGCGACACCGGCGCGGACGTCAGCAAGGTGTACCTGGCGGCGGAGGACTACCTGGCCGGCCTGACCGCGGAGGAACTCGCCGAAGGCCGGTTCCCGATGGACGACGTGAGCTGGCGTCACTGGAACAACGGCGCCCGCTACTTCCTGCGCCACGGTCTGCTGCTGGAGGACTTCGACGACGTGGGGCGCGACCGGGCCCTGGCCGTCATCCGGGCCAGCCTCAGCGTCGACGGGTACCGCCAGATGGTCGACCTGATGCGTCTCAACCTCACCATCGGTGAGATGAGCGACAACACCGACGGCCTCAACGAGTGGCTGTACTGGTTCTCCCTCTACGGCGAGCCGGAGACCGGTGGCCCGTGGGGCTGGCAGCTGGACGGACACCACGTCAACATCAACTGCGTGTTCGTCGGCGACCAGATGGTTCTCACCCCCACCTTCCTCGGCGCCGAGCCCGTGGTCGCCGGGTCCGGGAAATACGCCGGGACTGTGGCTTTCCGGGGCGAGGAAGCACTGGGCCATGAGCTGTTCACTCAGCTCGACGGAGGGCAGCGGGAGCGCGCCGTGATCGCGGACGCGATGCCCAAGGAGCTCCTCGTCGGAGCGTTCCGGGACAACTGGGAGCTCGACTGCCAGGGACTGCGGCTCGCCGACATGTCCTCCGGCCAGCGGGAGACCGCCCTCCAGCTTCTCGGTCTGTACGTGAACCGGGCCGACGACCACCACGCCCGGCTCCGCATGAAGGAGGTGCTGGCCCACGAGGGCGACACCCGCTTCGGCTGGGCCGGGGACCCGGACGGCACCTTCTACTACCGCTTCCACAGCCCGGTGATCCTCGTCGAGTTCGAGCACATGGCCGGTGTGCTCTTCGACAACGACTACCCCTCGCGCCGTCACATCCACACCATCGTGCGCACCCCCAACGGCAACGACTTCGGCGTCGACCTGCTGCGTCAGCACCACGAGCGGCACCACAAGCCGCGGACGGTGCGCCCCGGCCGGCAGGCCTGA
- a CDS encoding amidohydrolase: MDVVDAHCHIISEDLTRYPKAPIGGKQSEWAATRPVTAEGMVSRMEETGVDQAVLVQATTNYGYDNSYVLDSSRRWPERFVAVGTVDPLRPDAASNLKAAVGEGGLAGVRLFTSGSTVPTQGEWFVAPETFPFWEQAQELDLPVCLQMRLGPATAQLVELLERFPGVKVLLDHIGYPDIASSPARAGAEVAQLAAHPGLHLKLTHRNLERLQDAGERAGEFLGPVLDTFGAERIAWGSNCPAAEQSLPDLLALAQEVLVGLPEQVQQEIFAGTARRLYPSLGAHGS; the protein is encoded by the coding sequence GTGGACGTCGTCGACGCACACTGTCACATCATCTCCGAGGACCTGACCCGCTACCCCAAGGCCCCCATCGGGGGCAAGCAGTCCGAATGGGCCGCGACCCGGCCGGTGACCGCCGAGGGCATGGTCAGCCGCATGGAGGAGACCGGCGTGGACCAGGCCGTCCTGGTCCAGGCCACCACGAACTACGGCTACGACAACTCCTACGTCCTGGACAGCAGCCGCCGCTGGCCGGAGCGTTTCGTCGCCGTCGGTACCGTCGACCCGCTGCGACCGGATGCCGCCTCGAACCTCAAGGCTGCGGTCGGCGAAGGGGGACTGGCCGGCGTCCGGCTGTTCACCAGCGGCAGCACCGTGCCCACGCAAGGTGAGTGGTTCGTTGCGCCGGAAACGTTCCCCTTCTGGGAGCAGGCCCAGGAACTGGACCTGCCGGTCTGCCTCCAGATGCGCCTGGGCCCGGCCACCGCGCAGCTGGTGGAACTGCTGGAGCGGTTCCCGGGTGTGAAGGTGCTCCTCGATCACATCGGCTACCCGGACATCGCTTCCTCGCCCGCCCGTGCCGGTGCCGAGGTTGCCCAACTTGCGGCCCACCCCGGCCTGCACCTCAAGCTCACCCACCGCAACCTTGAGCGGCTGCAGGATGCGGGAGAGCGAGCCGGAGAGTTCCTCGGACCGGTTCTCGACACGTTCGGCGCCGAGCGGATCGCCTGGGGCTCGAACTGCCCCGCGGCCGAGCAGTCGCTGCCGGACCTCCTCGCCCTCGCCCAGGAGGTCCTCGTCGGACTGCCGGAGCAGGTCCAGCAGGAGATCTTCGCGGGCACGGCCCGCCGTCTCTACCCGTCCCTCGGCGCGCACGGAAGCTGA
- a CDS encoding ABC transporter permease, whose product MATVTDKAVTKPEQATSERPVNKARAGWQSTGSVIALRILVIIAALVLWQLMSGPVVPEYAVSKPTEVYDALTDMLGSAAGWNNIRVTTVEVLAGFGLGVAAGTVMGLVLGSFPLLGRVLEPLVAAVNGIPKIALAPLFLLFFGIGPWSKITIAMTGVAFVVFYNIYLGLRMRERELVEVVQVMGGRRHHVLGYVTIPTLAAPFFAALKTGGPLAILGVIGGEFIASSEGVGHELFTAAQNLDAASEFAGLIVLVVLTLSLNGVLSGLDTYALKRLGLAARRRPQTKH is encoded by the coding sequence ATGGCAACCGTCACAGACAAAGCCGTGACCAAGCCCGAGCAAGCAACCTCGGAGCGGCCCGTCAACAAGGCGCGCGCCGGCTGGCAGAGTACGGGCTCCGTCATCGCGCTGCGCATCCTGGTGATCATCGCCGCCCTTGTCCTGTGGCAGCTGATGAGTGGTCCGGTCGTACCTGAGTACGCAGTCAGTAAGCCCACCGAGGTGTACGACGCACTTACGGACATGCTCGGCTCCGCCGCCGGATGGAACAACATCAGGGTGACCACCGTGGAGGTGCTGGCGGGCTTCGGCCTGGGCGTCGCAGCAGGGACGGTCATGGGCCTCGTGCTGGGCTCCTTCCCGCTCCTGGGGCGCGTCCTCGAACCGCTCGTCGCGGCCGTCAACGGCATCCCGAAGATCGCACTCGCCCCGCTGTTCCTGCTGTTCTTCGGCATCGGACCCTGGTCGAAGATCACCATCGCCATGACGGGCGTCGCCTTCGTGGTCTTCTACAACATCTATCTCGGCCTGCGGATGCGCGAACGCGAACTCGTCGAGGTAGTCCAGGTGATGGGAGGGCGCAGGCACCACGTCCTGGGCTACGTGACGATTCCGACGCTTGCCGCGCCCTTCTTCGCCGCGCTCAAGACCGGCGGGCCCCTGGCCATCCTCGGCGTCATCGGCGGAGAGTTCATCGCCTCCTCCGAGGGCGTCGGCCACGAACTGTTCACCGCAGCCCAGAACCTTGACGCGGCCTCCGAATTCGCCGGCCTCATCGTCCTCGTCGTCCTGACCCTTTCCCTCAACGGCGTGCTCAGCGGCCTCGACACCTACGCTCTCAAGCGCCTCGGCCTCGCGGCCCGCCGCCGGCCCCAGACCAAGCACTGA
- a CDS encoding ABC transporter substrate-binding protein, producing the protein MDKLTVVLGDFPHAQPLLDGDTGTDGFLIEPVQVKPVIGAYRRMIRDLEFDVCELAPVSYLMARQEGIALTAVPVFLNRRFHHGDVQCATHSGIRVPKDLEGRRVGVRAYSVSTGVWVRGVLRDQYGVDIDKITWVVDDDDHIEGRVPSNVERVTDGRSLGELLRAGEIDAALTGNAGTGRAGAPKAGWTAAAEPESAGGDGPYPLFAEAGTLAVDHYLRTGVYPLHSLISVRTELVERDPGLPTKLYAAFVESKRRHLAAQPQWSAVPRLARQGRAIGGDPVPYGIKANEASLNAMVRFAKDQGLLDADFSSDARSLFAKGDYPDA; encoded by the coding sequence ATGGACAAGCTCACGGTAGTTCTCGGAGACTTCCCGCACGCGCAGCCGCTGCTGGACGGCGACACCGGGACAGACGGATTCCTGATCGAGCCCGTCCAGGTCAAGCCGGTCATCGGCGCATACCGGCGCATGATCCGGGACCTCGAGTTCGACGTGTGCGAACTGGCTCCGGTCTCCTACCTGATGGCACGCCAGGAAGGCATTGCGCTGACCGCGGTGCCGGTGTTCCTCAACAGGCGCTTCCACCACGGCGACGTGCAGTGCGCCACCCACTCGGGCATCCGTGTGCCGAAGGATCTGGAAGGACGCCGGGTCGGTGTCCGTGCCTACTCGGTGAGCACGGGTGTGTGGGTACGGGGCGTGCTGCGTGACCAGTACGGAGTGGACATTGACAAGATCACCTGGGTGGTGGACGACGACGACCACATCGAAGGCCGGGTTCCCTCCAACGTCGAGCGCGTCACCGACGGCCGCTCGCTGGGCGAGCTGCTGCGCGCCGGAGAGATCGACGCCGCACTGACCGGAAACGCGGGAACGGGACGGGCCGGCGCACCCAAGGCCGGGTGGACGGCGGCGGCAGAACCCGAGTCCGCCGGCGGGGACGGCCCCTACCCGCTGTTCGCCGAAGCCGGCACTCTCGCCGTGGACCACTACCTGCGCACCGGCGTCTACCCCCTGCACTCGCTGATCTCCGTGCGCACCGAGCTCGTGGAGCGCGACCCCGGCCTGCCGACCAAGCTGTACGCCGCCTTCGTGGAGAGCAAGCGGCGCCACCTCGCCGCGCAGCCCCAGTGGTCGGCCGTGCCCCGGCTGGCCCGGCAGGGACGTGCGATCGGCGGCGACCCCGTCCCCTACGGGATCAAGGCCAACGAAGCCAGCCTGAACGCGATGGTGCGGTTCGCCAAGGATCAGGGGCTGCTCGACGCGGACTTCTCCTCCGACGCGCGTTCGCTGTTCGCGAAGGGCGACTACCCGGACGCCTGA